The sequence CGGCGCTGGAGGCCGGACTGCTGCAAGACAAAAAGGAACTAAGCGAGCACAATATGCTGGTGGACCTGGGGCGCAACGACCTGGGCCGGGTCAGCGCCTTTGGCTCCGTAAAAGTCAGCGCTTACCACAGAATACTGAAATTCAGCCATGTGATGCACATCGGATCTGAGGTGGAGGGGCAGCTGGCGCCGGGCAAGACCGCGCTGGACGCCATTGAGGCGGTGCTCCCTGCCGGAACCCTTAGCGGGGCGCCCAAGTTCCGCGCCATGCAGATTATTGATGAGCTGGAGGGCAGCAAGCGGGGCATTTACGGCGGTGCCATCGGCTACATTGACCTGACCGGTAATATGGACACCTGTATCTCCATTCGCATTGCCTATAAGAAGGACGGGATCGTGTACATTCGCTCCGGTGCCGGGATCGTGGCCGACTCCGTGCCGGAGAAAGAACACACCGAGTGTATCAACAAAGCTATGGCTGTGGTACAGGCGGTACGAGAAAGCGCAGGTGACGCCCAATGACCCTACTGATTGATAATTACGACTCCTTTGCCTACAATCTGTATCAATATGTAGGCAGCCTGGACCCGCAGGTGCAGGTGATCCGCAACGACGACTTAACCGTAGCGGAGATTGAGGCGCTGCACCCCACAGCGGTGATCCTCTCCCCCGGACCGGGCCGACCGGCAGACGCCGGGGTGTGCGAGGAATTGATCCCGGCCCTGGCAGGCAAGTGCAAAATGCTGGGGGTATGCCTGGGGCACCAGGCCATTTGCGAGGCCTTTGGTGGGCGCATTACCTACGCCAAGGAACTGATGCACGGCCGGGAATGCAACATGACGATCACCTGCCCCGACGGCCTGTTTGCCGGACTCAGCAGTCCCATGACCGTGGCCCGCTACCACAGCCTGGCAGCCACGGACCTGCCGGACTGCCTGGAAGTGACCGCTACGGCGCCGGACGGCGAAATTATGGCGGTGCAGCATAAAGAATATGAAATTTACGGTGTGCAGTTCCACCCGGAGTCGGTGATGACCCCGGACGGCCTGCAACTGATCCGCAACTTTTTGGAGGGATAAACATGATCAAAGAAGCCATTGAAAAGCTGATGCAGGCAGAAA comes from Oscillospiraceae bacterium and encodes:
- a CDS encoding aminodeoxychorismate/anthranilate synthase component II is translated as MTLLIDNYDSFAYNLYQYVGSLDPQVQVIRNDDLTVAEIEALHPTAVILSPGPGRPADAGVCEELIPALAGKCKMLGVCLGHQAICEAFGGRITYAKELMHGRECNMTITCPDGLFAGLSSPMTVARYHSLAATDLPDCLEVTATAPDGEIMAVQHKEYEIYGVQFHPESVMTPDGLQLIRNFLEG